A stretch of the Notamacropus eugenii isolate mMacEug1 chromosome 2, mMacEug1.pri_v2, whole genome shotgun sequence genome encodes the following:
- the SUMF2 gene encoding inactive C-alpha-formylglycine-generating enzyme 2 isoform X2 produces MGSLLTPLLLLPSLGLVFLSLGPEPGNGQDNSMVHLPGGTFQMGTNSPDGKDGEGPTRQVTVKPFAIDKYPVTNRDFREFVRQKKYQTEAESFGWSFVFEDLVSDELKKKVTQKLEPAGPGSGIRERLDFPVLHVSWNDAQAFCAWRGKRLPTEEEWEFAARGGLKGRVYPWGNQFQVNRSNLWQGKFPQADTAEDGFHGASPVDAFPPQNNYGLYDLMGNVWEWTASTYGSPIPGQDRKVLRGASWIDTAEGSANHRARVTTRMGNTPDSASDNLGFRCAATPGRPPGEL; encoded by the exons ATGGGCTCCTTGCTCACGCCGCTCCTGCTGCTGCCGTCCCTGGGACTCGTGTTCCTGAGCCTAGGTCCGGAGCCAG GCAACGGGCAAGATAACAGCATGGTCCACCTGCCAGGTGGGACATTCCAAATGGGGACAAATTCCCCAGATGGCAAAGATGGGGAAGGACCTACTCGGCAAGTAACCGTGAAACCCTTTGCCATTGACAAATACCCCGTCACCAACAGAGATTTCAG GGAATTTGTGAGGCAGAAGAAGTACCAGACAGAAGCTGAGTCATTTGGGTGGAGTTTTGTCTTTGAAGACTTAGTATCTGATGAGCTGAAAAAGAAAGTGACCCAGAAGCTGGAG CCTGCAGGTCCAGGCTCTGGCATCCGAGAACGACTAGACTTCCCTGTGCTGCATGTGAGCTGGAATGACGCCCAAGCTTTCTGTGCCTGGCGAGGCAAGCGGCTGCCCACAGAGGAGGAATGGGAGTTTGCTGCCCGGGGAGGGCTGAAGG GTCGAGTGTACCCCTGGGGGAACCAGTTCCAGGTGAACCGCAGCAACCTGTGGCAG GGCAAGTTCCCCCAGGCTGATACAGCTGAGGATGGTTTCCATGGAGCCTCGCCTGTggatgctttccctcctcaaaacaaCTATG GACTCTATGACCTCATGGGCAACGTGTGGGAGTGGACAGCATCAACATATGGATCTCCCATCCCTGGCCAAGACAGGAAGGTTTTGAGGGGAGCATCCTGGATTGACACAGCAGAAGGTTCAGCCAACCACCGGGCCCGAGTCACCACCAG
- the SUMF2 gene encoding inactive C-alpha-formylglycine-generating enzyme 2 isoform X1 codes for MGSLLTPLLLLPSLGLVFLSLGPEPGNGQDNSMVHLPGGTFQMGTNSPDGKDGEGPTRQVTVKPFAIDKYPVTNRDFREFVRQKKYQTEAESFGWSFVFEDLVSDELKKKVTQKLESAPWWLPVEKAFWRQPAGPGSGIRERLDFPVLHVSWNDAQAFCAWRGKRLPTEEEWEFAARGGLKGRVYPWGNQFQVNRSNLWQGKFPQADTAEDGFHGASPVDAFPPQNNYGLYDLMGNVWEWTASTYGSPIPGQDRKVLRGASWIDTAEGSANHRARVTTRMGNTPDSASDNLGFRCAATPGRPPGEL; via the exons ATGGGCTCCTTGCTCACGCCGCTCCTGCTGCTGCCGTCCCTGGGACTCGTGTTCCTGAGCCTAGGTCCGGAGCCAG GCAACGGGCAAGATAACAGCATGGTCCACCTGCCAGGTGGGACATTCCAAATGGGGACAAATTCCCCAGATGGCAAAGATGGGGAAGGACCTACTCGGCAAGTAACCGTGAAACCCTTTGCCATTGACAAATACCCCGTCACCAACAGAGATTTCAG GGAATTTGTGAGGCAGAAGAAGTACCAGACAGAAGCTGAGTCATTTGGGTGGAGTTTTGTCTTTGAAGACTTAGTATCTGATGAGCTGAAAAAGAAAGTGACCCAGAAGCTGGAG TCTGCACCTTGGTGGCTCCCAGTGGAGAAGGCATTTTGGAGGCAG CCTGCAGGTCCAGGCTCTGGCATCCGAGAACGACTAGACTTCCCTGTGCTGCATGTGAGCTGGAATGACGCCCAAGCTTTCTGTGCCTGGCGAGGCAAGCGGCTGCCCACAGAGGAGGAATGGGAGTTTGCTGCCCGGGGAGGGCTGAAGG GTCGAGTGTACCCCTGGGGGAACCAGTTCCAGGTGAACCGCAGCAACCTGTGGCAG GGCAAGTTCCCCCAGGCTGATACAGCTGAGGATGGTTTCCATGGAGCCTCGCCTGTggatgctttccctcctcaaaacaaCTATG GACTCTATGACCTCATGGGCAACGTGTGGGAGTGGACAGCATCAACATATGGATCTCCCATCCCTGGCCAAGACAGGAAGGTTTTGAGGGGAGCATCCTGGATTGACACAGCAGAAGGTTCAGCCAACCACCGGGCCCGAGTCACCACCAG